A genomic region of Trifolium pratense cultivar HEN17-A07 linkage group LG3, ARS_RC_1.1, whole genome shotgun sequence contains the following coding sequences:
- the LOC123913627 gene encoding signal peptidase complex catalytic subunit SEC11A-like has protein sequence MGWVSDTVDSIKSIKVREVLHQLIVLGMIVTTALIIWKGLMCITGTESPVVVVLSGSMEPGFQRGDILFLTMSKDPIRSGDIVVFNIDGRDIPIVHRVIKVHEREDTEDKYYLTKGDNNPMDDRVLYNHGQNWLEKKHIMGRAVGFVPYAGWATIIMSEKPIIKYVLVGALGLLVLTTKE, from the exons ATGGGTTGGGTTTCAGACACAGTGGACTCCATCAAGTCCATTAAAGTCAGAGAAGTTTTGCACCAACTCATTGTTCTTG GGATGATTGTAACAACGGCACTAATTATATGGAAAGGGTTAATGTGTATTACTGGAACTGAATCACcagttgttgttgttctttCCGGAAGCATGGAACCTGGTTTCCAAAGA GGTGACATTTTGTTCTTGACTATGAGCAAGGATCCTATTCGTTCAGGAGACATTGTGGTTTTCAATATAGAT GGACGTGATATTCCAATTGTTCACCGTGTAATTAAG gtccACGAACGTGAAGATACAGAAGACAAGTATTACCTTACTAAAG GAGACAATAATCCTATGGATGACAGGGTTTTGTACAATCATGGCCAGAATTGGTTGGAGAAAAAGCATATTATGGGAAGAGCTGTCGG GTTTGTACCTTATGCTGGTTGGGCTACAATAATTATGTCTGAAAAGCCTATTATCAAG TATGTACTCGTAGGGGCATTGGGACTGCTGGTTTTGACAACAAAGGAATAG
- the LOC123913626 gene encoding probable sugar phosphate/phosphate translocator At4g32390 — MAVSEGVMKKVLLSYTYVSIWILLSFSVIVYNKYILDKKMYNWPFPISLTMIHMAFCSSLAYILVKVFKIVDPISMSLDTYLKSVVPVGALYSLSLWFSNSAYIYLSVSFIQMLKALMPVAVYSIGVSFKKESFKKETMINMVSISLGVAVAAYGEAKFDVFGITLQLMAVAFEATRLVLIQILLNSKGIKLNPITSLYYIAPCCLVFLTFPWFVMEYPLLRDKSSLRFDFWIFGSNSLCAFALNLAVFLLVGKTSALTMNVAGVVKDWLLIAFSWSVIKDTVTPLNLIGYGLAFLGVAYYNHCKLVALKASEAQKSVQKDDFEAGNLLEERNGKEDEESTRKNENGN; from the coding sequence ATGGCTGTATCCGAAGGTGTGATGAAAAAAGTGCTTCTTTCATACACATATGTATCCATATGGATTTTACTAAGTTTCTCAGTGATTGTCTATAACAAATACAttcttgataaaaaaatgtacAATTGGCCATTCCCAATATCACTAACAATGATTCACATGGCTTTTTGTTCTTCTCTTGCTTACATCCTCGTAAAAGTCTTCAAAATTGTTGACCCAATTTCAATGTCTTTAGACACTTACCTTAAATCTGTGGTCCCCGTTGGTGCACTTTATTCTCTCTCCCTTTGGTTCTCAAACTCTGCTTACATTTACCTCTCagtttcattcattcaaatgcTTAAAGCACTTATGCCGGTCGCCGTTTACTCTATCGGCGTTTCGTTTAAAAAAGAGTCTTTTAAGAAAGAAACCATGATCAACATGGTTTCTATTTCACTTGGCGTCGCTGTAGCGGCTTATGGCGAAGCCAAGTTTGATGTTTTTGGCATTACGCTGCAGCTCATGGCTGTAGCGTTTGAAGCTACGCGCTTGGTTTTAATTCAGATTCTTTTGAACTCAAAAGGGATTAAGTTGAATCCTATTACTTCACTTTACTACATTGCGCCgtgttgtttggtttttttgaCGTTTCCTTGGTTCGTCATGGAGTACCCGTTGTTGAGGGATAAGTCGAGTTTGAGATTcgatttttggatttttggaAGTAATTCTTTGTGTGCTTTTGCTTTGAATCTCGCTGTGTTTTTGCTTGTTGGGAAGACTTCGGCTTTGACTATGAATGTTGCTGGTGTTGTGAAGGATTGGCTGCTTATTGCATTTTCTTGGTCTGTGATTAAGGATACCGTTACACCGCTCAATTTGATTGGTTATGGACTTGCATTTTTAGGGGTTGCATATTATAATCACTGTAAGTTGGTAGCTCTAAAGGCCTCTGAGGCTCAGAAAAGTGTTCAGAAAGATGATTTTGAGGCTGGAAATTTGTTGGAAGAGAGAAATgggaaagaagatgaagaaagtACAAGGAAGAATGAGAATGGGAACTGA
- the LOC123913628 gene encoding NHP2-like protein 1 — MTGETVNPKAYPLADAQLTITIMDLVQQAANYKQLKKGANEATKTLNRGISEFVVMAADTEPLEILLHLPLLAEDKNVPYVFVPSKQALGRACGVTRPVIACSVTTNEGSQLKSQILQLKDAIEKLLI, encoded by the exons ATG ACTGGAGAAACCGTGAATCCAAAAGCTTACCCTTTGGCTGATGCACAGCTTACCATAACGATAATGGATCTTGTTCAACAAGCTGCTAATTACAAGCAGCTTAAAAAAGGTGCCAATGAAG CTACAAAGACACTTAACAGAGGCATTTCTGAGTTTGTTGTGATGGCGGCTGATACTGAACCACTTGAAATTCTTCTCCATCTCCCTTTGCTTGCTGAAGATAAG aaTGTTCCCTATGTATTTGTTCCATCAAAACAAGCACTCGGTCGAGCATGTGGTGTGACCAGGCCAGTGATTGCATGTTCTGTGACCACTAATGAGGGAAGTCAACTGAAATCTCAAATACTGCAACTGAAG GATGCTATTGAGAAACTACTAATCTGA